A part of Betaproteobacteria bacterium genomic DNA contains:
- a CDS encoding helix-turn-helix transcriptional regulator → MSSAVKIFQGRFGRVALLDMDAPLVGHAHHHCHILIKAGGADSAFSVRGERAPLTDESAVLVNAWEHHAYEHDAPPGQRTLILALYIEPNWLAELQRSLALSAHPRFFPQKCVAITSQTKRIAEEFVLEMWWADEVSPARMEELLFNLIIAVIESYSGWRDLVSLLRARPPVAMDPRVRRAIALMREDIAHELDVDALAARSGLSRAHFFTLFQRDTQVTPLVYANVLRFEAAVQRLSRGQEPVSAVAHELGFSAPGHFARFFRQHLGITPTDYRRAVNLFEPPDDAGPGQPPVI, encoded by the coding sequence TTGTCGTCTGCCGTCAAGATCTTCCAGGGCCGCTTCGGCCGCGTCGCCCTGCTCGACATGGACGCGCCCCTGGTCGGCCATGCGCATCACCACTGCCACATCCTGATCAAGGCCGGCGGCGCCGACAGCGCGTTCAGCGTGCGCGGCGAGCGCGCGCCGCTCACCGACGAGTCGGCCGTGCTGGTCAACGCCTGGGAGCATCACGCCTACGAGCACGATGCGCCCCCGGGACAGCGCACGCTGATCCTGGCCTTATATATCGAGCCGAACTGGCTGGCGGAGCTGCAGCGCTCGCTCGCGCTGTCGGCCCATCCGCGCTTCTTCCCGCAGAAGTGCGTGGCGATCACGTCGCAGACCAAGCGCATCGCCGAGGAATTCGTGCTCGAGATGTGGTGGGCCGACGAGGTGTCGCCCGCGCGAATGGAGGAACTGCTCTTCAACCTCATCATCGCGGTGATCGAGAGCTACTCCGGCTGGCGCGACCTGGTCTCGCTGCTGCGCGCCAGACCGCCGGTGGCGATGGACCCGCGCGTGCGCCGTGCGATTGCGCTGATGCGGGAAGACATCGCGCACGAGCTCGACGTCGATGCACTGGCTGCGCGCAGCGGTCTGTCGCGGGCCCACTTCTTCACACTGTTCCAGCGCGACACGCAGGTCACGCCGCTGGTCTACGCCAATGTGCTGAGGTTCGAGGCGGCGGTGCAGCGCCTGTCGCGGGGGCAGGAGCCGGTCAGCGCGGTGGCGCACGAGCTGGGCTTCTCGGCGCCCGGCCACTTTGCGCGCTTCTTCCGGCAGCACCTGGGCATCACCCCGACGGACTATCGCCGCGCCGTCAACCTCTTCGAGCCGCCGGACGATGCCGGCCCCGGCCAGCCGCCGGTGATCTGA